A region from the Helcococcus ovis genome encodes:
- a CDS encoding metal ABC transporter ATP-binding protein, translating into MSYVEVKNLYFGYSGEYVLKNLNLKIEKGSLIAITGENGSGKSTLLKLILGEIKPDKGTILFDNQDISKIKSFKQIGYVPQVQNFEKIAFPITCLELVTLNQYEDFGFIKIARRKHKEKAKHSLINLGLENYINTPFNELSGGLQQRVIIARAMINNPQLLILDEPTAGVDKNSKKDFLHLIEKINKESKVTVLIVTHELELINKTLNPSKIYKIEDGGISYV; encoded by the coding sequence ATGAGCTATGTAGAGGTTAAGAACTTATATTTTGGATATTCCGGGGAATATGTATTAAAAAATTTGAATCTTAAAATTGAAAAAGGTTCTTTGATTGCAATTACAGGTGAAAACGGATCTGGAAAATCAACATTATTAAAATTGATTTTGGGAGAAATAAAACCTGATAAGGGAACTATTTTATTTGATAATCAAGATATATCTAAAATAAAGTCTTTTAAGCAAATAGGCTATGTGCCTCAAGTACAAAATTTTGAAAAAATAGCATTTCCTATTACTTGTTTAGAACTGGTAACTCTTAATCAATATGAGGATTTTGGATTTATAAAAATCGCAAGAAGAAAACACAAAGAAAAGGCAAAGCATTCATTAATAAATTTGGGCTTGGAAAATTATATAAATACACCATTTAATGAATTATCAGGCGGATTACAGCAACGTGTAATTATTGCCAGAGCTATGATTAATAACCCGCAACTTTTGATTCTTGATGAACCAACAGCCGGAGTTGATAAAAACAGTAAAAAAGATTTTTTACACTTAATAGAAAAAATTAACAAGGAATCTAAAGTTACAGTTTTGATAGTTACACATGAATTAGAATTAATAAATAAGACACTAAATCCAAGTAAAATATATAAAATTGAAGATGGAGGTATATCCTATGTTTGA
- a CDS encoding bifunctional 5,10-methylenetetrahydrofolate dehydrogenase/5,10-methenyltetrahydrofolate cyclohydrolase codes for MILNTKDYIHEINEKLKNKLSEINKNIKLTLIRIGSNKSAISFEKSIIKEAEKIGIEVISKVFDSKVSENEVLSYINKNNDDEYVQGILVFVPIDSDLNQKKILNSISIHKDVDGLNSLSKLKLFSSNDYVNTPTTALSTFEYLRSLTDLEGKDVLIINRSEIIGKPLALMLINEGATVQIAHSKTKNLYEKISKSDIVISAIGKAKIIDTNNFKENAIVIDLGYDVKENKIFGDFNSEFYDEINIKFLPSIGGIGRINANMILRNVIRNGENNGK; via the coding sequence ATGATATTAAATACTAAAGATTATATACATGAAATTAATGAAAAATTAAAAAATAAGCTTTCTGAGATTAATAAAAATATTAAATTAACTTTAATAAGAATCGGAAGTAACAAGTCAGCTATTTCTTTTGAAAAATCTATAATAAAAGAGGCTGAAAAAATTGGCATAGAAGTTATTAGTAAAGTTTTTGATTCTAAAGTATCCGAAAATGAAGTCTTATCATATATAAATAAAAACAATGATGATGAATATGTTCAAGGAATTTTAGTGTTTGTTCCGATTGATTCTGATTTAAATCAAAAGAAAATATTGAATTCTATTTCTATCCATAAGGATGTTGATGGATTAAATTCATTGAGTAAATTGAAGCTGTTTTCATCTAATGATTATGTAAATACACCAACTACAGCTTTATCAACTTTTGAATATTTAAGATCATTAACAGATTTAGAGGGTAAAGATGTTTTAATAATAAACAGATCGGAAATTATTGGAAAACCATTAGCATTGATGTTGATTAATGAGGGAGCAACAGTTCAAATTGCTCATTCAAAAACTAAAAATTTATATGAAAAAATTTCTAAATCGGATATTGTAATTTCAGCGATAGGAAAAGCTAAGATTATTGATACAAATAATTTTAAGGAAAATGCAATTGTCATAGATTTAGGATATGATGTTAAAGAAAATAAAATATTTGGAGATTTTAATTCTGAATTTTATGATGAAATTAATATTAAGTTTTTACCATCTATAGGTGGTATTGGTAGAATTAATGCTAATATGATATTAAGAAATGTAATAAGAAATGGAGAAAATAATGGAAAATAA
- the trpS gene encoding tryptophan--tRNA ligase, with translation MENKKTVLSLVQPSGELTIGNYLGAIQNFIKLQDEYDCYIGVADLHSITVPQVPADLRRRSREVVATYMALGLDPEKVTLFIQSHNVDHLKLYWVLNSISYMGQLSRMTQFKEKSEKSEENKNAALFTYPTLMAADILVYNADFVPVGQDQKQHMELTRDLAIRFNSRYSETFKIPQPLINESTRKIMSLRNPEKKMSKSDDDKNASIFLQDDLNAARKKIMSAVTDSLANFDYNDEQPGLKNLIDIYCALTGKETREVVEKYKGQGYGEFKKDLADVVVSKLEDFQNKFNEIMKDKDKLDEILAKGAEKSRYKTRRLMDKIYRKVGFLQLDR, from the coding sequence ATGGAAAATAAAAAGACGGTTTTAAGTTTAGTTCAACCATCAGGAGAATTGACGATTGGGAATTACTTAGGGGCTATTCAAAATTTTATTAAATTACAAGATGAATATGATTGCTATATTGGAGTAGCAGATTTACATTCTATTACAGTTCCACAAGTACCGGCAGATTTAAGAAGAAGATCAAGAGAAGTTGTAGCTACTTATATGGCTTTAGGATTAGACCCTGAGAAGGTTACACTATTTATACAGTCACATAATGTTGATCACTTAAAACTTTATTGGGTATTAAACTCTATTTCATATATGGGTCAATTATCAAGAATGACACAATTTAAGGAAAAATCAGAAAAAAGCGAAGAAAATAAAAATGCTGCATTATTTACATACCCAACATTGATGGCAGCTGATATTTTAGTATATAATGCTGATTTTGTACCTGTTGGACAAGATCAAAAGCAGCACATGGAATTAACAAGAGATTTAGCTATTAGATTTAATAGTAGATATTCAGAAACATTTAAGATACCGCAACCGCTAATAAATGAATCCACAAGAAAAATTATGTCACTTAGAAATCCGGAAAAGAAGATGAGTAAATCTGATGATGATAAAAATGCTTCGATATTTTTACAAGATGATTTAAATGCTGCTAGAAAAAAAATAATGTCAGCTGTTACTGATTCCCTTGCAAATTTTGATTACAATGATGAGCAACCCGGATTAAAAAATTTAATTGATATTTATTGTGCCCTTACAGGAAAAGAAACAAGAGAAGTTGTTGAAAAATATAAGGGACAGGGATATGGTGAGTTTAAAAAAGATTTAGCTGATGTTGTAGTTTCCAAACTTGAAGATTTCCAAAATAAATTTAATGAAATTATGAAGGATAAAGATAAACTTGATGAAATTTTAGCTAAAGGTGCTGAAAAATCAAGATATAAGACAAGAAGATTAATGGATAAAATTTATAGAAAAGTAGGTTTTTTACAATTAGATAGATAA
- a CDS encoding metal ABC transporter substrate-binding protein, with the protein MIFILSSCISSKTTGPKKPVVYTSFYPIAELTKEIAGDTVEVRTFMPENKDPHLWEPSPRNMRKLLKSDMLIVNGANMENWLPQIKDVAPDLKIVTLSDSVDLITYKGAAAIGDFQYMAQQKSKQGETYKFDFGHTHEDVMRVSFINNNDKKSKDELIKIGKNNMKSKGQLVPQDSTIDVEENKVYALEMGHESGQIFYKFPKSGNWVLVSDRISEDLLPYNLTDKDGELLEIEKILEGSTSGLDKITYDPHSWMSIVNAKKYLNVIMNELSDKYPQYSDKYRENKIKIVSALSELQFEYKEKFDKLDFKHFVVTHNAYAYLARDFGLKQYPLQGLVSTETPSLKTIKKAIDFCEFYGVKTIFYEFNGQQKGADTVASEIGGKSKPLASMEYNFSLKESGLDSYKKIIKMNLDNLYESMKEVK; encoded by the coding sequence ATGATTTTCATTTTATCGTCTTGTATAAGCAGTAAGACTACCGGTCCTAAAAAGCCTGTAGTCTATACTTCTTTTTATCCTATTGCAGAATTAACTAAGGAAATAGCAGGAGATACAGTGGAAGTTAGGACATTTATGCCCGAAAATAAAGATCCACATTTGTGGGAGCCAAGTCCTAGAAATATGAGGAAATTATTAAAATCAGATATGCTTATAGTAAATGGAGCCAATATGGAAAACTGGCTACCTCAAATAAAAGACGTTGCTCCGGATTTGAAAATAGTTACACTTTCAGATTCTGTTGATTTGATAACATATAAAGGAGCTGCTGCTATCGGAGATTTTCAATATATGGCTCAGCAAAAATCCAAACAGGGTGAAACATATAAATTTGACTTTGGTCATACACATGAAGATGTAATGAGAGTATCATTTATAAATAATAATGATAAGAAAAGTAAAGATGAATTAATTAAAATTGGTAAAAATAATATGAAATCAAAGGGGCAATTAGTTCCCCAAGATTCAACAATAGATGTCGAAGAAAATAAAGTTTATGCATTAGAAATGGGACATGAATCGGGACAAATTTTCTATAAATTTCCTAAATCGGGAAATTGGGTTTTAGTTTCAGATAGGATTTCAGAAGATCTATTACCATATAATTTAACCGATAAAGACGGAGAATTATTGGAAATCGAAAAAATTTTAGAGGGTTCGACCTCCGGGTTAGATAAAATAACATATGATCCTCATTCTTGGATGTCAATTGTAAATGCTAAAAAGTATCTTAATGTTATTATGAATGAATTGTCAGATAAATATCCTCAATATTCAGACAAATATAGAGAAAATAAGATTAAAATTGTAAGTGCTCTTAGTGAATTACAATTTGAGTATAAAGAAAAATTTGATAAATTAGATTTTAAACATTTTGTTGTAACACATAATGCTTATGCTTATCTAGCAAGAGATTTTGGATTAAAACAGTATCCATTGCAAGGCTTAGTAAGTACGGAAACGCCTAGTTTAAAAACAATAAAAAAAGCTATTGATTTTTGTGAATTTTATGGAGTCAAGACAATTTTTTATGAATTTAACGGACAACAAAAAGGAGCTGATACAGTTGCAAGTGAAATAGGAGGAAAAAGTAAACCTCTTGCTTCTATGGAATACAATTTTTCACTTAAAGAATCAGGACTTGATTCATATAAAAAAATTATTAAAATGAATTTAGATAACTTATATGAGTCTATGAAGGAGGTAAAATGA
- a CDS encoding ABC transporter substrate-binding protein — MKKKIMTLMMALFVFILVACGGQKKQKVSFYNWGGTINKQVLKDFEKETGIEVVYSEFDENERMYTNVKNSMKDYDVIVPSEYMVEKMIKENLLNEIDLSKVPNFKEIANVFKNKGFDPNNKHSIPMYYGTLGILYNKKMVDPKDLNEWDIIFNTKYKGKIYMLDSSRDTLGPGFWKLGYSSNSKDAKQLEEVKKLMTDQKKLVTAYLHDEIKQQMVNKNGALAVVYSGEASEAISENSDLDYYLPKHSNLWLDNFAIVKNATNLENAYKLINYLCDPKVAAKSGNNQATPVTKAREIEPTKSVKSNKVLYPNLDDLREQEVFKDLGDFVEKFEQAWEDVKAN, encoded by the coding sequence ATGAAAAAGAAAATTATGACTTTAATGATGGCGTTATTTGTCTTTATTTTAGTTGCATGTGGTGGGCAAAAGAAACAAAAAGTTTCATTTTATAATTGGGGTGGAACAATTAATAAACAAGTTTTGAAAGATTTTGAAAAAGAAACAGGAATAGAAGTTGTATATTCTGAGTTTGATGAAAATGAAAGAATGTACACAAATGTTAAAAATTCTATGAAAGATTATGATGTGATTGTCCCTTCAGAATATATGGTTGAGAAAATGATTAAAGAAAATTTATTAAATGAAATTGATTTATCAAAAGTACCTAATTTTAAAGAAATTGCAAATGTTTTCAAGAACAAAGGATTTGATCCTAATAATAAGCATTCAATTCCTATGTATTATGGAACATTAGGTATTTTATATAATAAAAAAATGGTAGATCCTAAAGATTTAAATGAATGGGATATAATATTTAATACTAAATACAAAGGGAAAATATATATGTTGGATTCATCAAGAGATACTTTAGGACCGGGTTTCTGGAAGTTGGGGTATAGTTCAAATTCAAAAGATGCAAAACAATTAGAAGAAGTTAAAAAATTAATGACGGATCAAAAGAAATTAGTTACAGCATATTTACACGATGAAATTAAGCAACAAATGGTTAACAAAAATGGTGCATTAGCTGTAGTTTATTCCGGAGAGGCTTCTGAAGCAATCTCTGAAAATTCAGATTTAGACTATTATTTACCAAAACATTCAAATTTATGGTTAGATAACTTTGCAATTGTAAAAAATGCTACAAACCTTGAAAATGCATATAAATTAATTAATTATTTATGTGATCCTAAAGTAGCGGCTAAAAGTGGAAATAATCAAGCTACACCTGTTACAAAAGCAAGAGAAATTGAACCGACAAAGTCCGTGAAGTCAAATAAAGTTTTATATCCAAATCTGGATGATTTGAGAGAACAAGAAGTGTTTAAGGATTTAGGAGATTTCGTAGAAAAATTTGAACAGGCTTGGGAAGATGTAAAAGCAAATTAA
- a CDS encoding metal ABC transporter permease: MFEFDFMRRALLAGLMLSIMIPLIGVVMVNRKTSMIGDALSHTSLMGVALGLILSINPALGAVVIAVISAFAIEIIRKKFPQYGDMATAVIMSLGLGLAAILSDFAPGGNTFESYLFGSISAVTKNDLIFLSIIFIGILFISIIYYGGLLDISINPNLARLSGVNVKFINFLFTLFSAITIALAAKVIGALMVASLIVLPVATALFIARSYKQSLFISVFLGVIYMLFGLVISFYYDIRPGGSIVVIAILGMLIVGIISKFRKLKK, from the coding sequence ATTTTTGAGTTTGATTTTATGAGAAGAGCTCTTTTAGCCGGTCTTATGCTATCTATTATGATTCCACTTATAGGAGTTGTAATGGTTAATAGAAAGACATCAATGATAGGAGATGCATTATCACATACTTCATTAATGGGTGTTGCCTTAGGCTTAATATTAAGTATAAATCCTGCATTAGGAGCAGTTGTAATAGCTGTTATTTCCGCATTTGCAATAGAAATTATCAGAAAGAAATTTCCGCAATATGGAGATATGGCAACAGCTGTAATAATGAGTTTAGGCTTAGGATTGGCTGCCATTTTATCAGATTTTGCACCCGGTGGAAATACATTTGAATCATATTTATTCGGCTCAATTTCTGCTGTAACGAAAAATGATTTAATTTTTCTTTCAATAATTTTTATAGGTATTTTGTTTATTTCAATTATATACTATGGAGGATTACTTGATATATCTATAAATCCCAATTTAGCTAGATTATCCGGCGTAAATGTAAAATTTATTAATTTTCTGTTTACATTGTTTTCTGCAATAACAATCGCCTTAGCGGCTAAAGTTATAGGAGCTCTTATGGTTGCATCATTAATTGTATTACCGGTAGCTACGGCATTATTTATTGCAAGAAGTTATAAGCAATCATTATTTATTTCTGTTTTTTTAGGCGTAATTTACATGCTTTTTGGATTAGTTATTTCATTTTATTACGATATTAGACCCGGTGGGTCAATAGTTGTAATTGCAATATTAGGCATGTTAATAGTAGGAATTATATCTAAATTTAGAAAATTAAAAAAATAA
- a CDS encoding ABC transporter permease: MKKIKQLAFPYFLWCAIFIIVPLFMIFYFAFTKNGNISFENFIKIFDITTLKMIYTSIKIAFVTSAICLIVGYPFAYIMSKLNVKYRTVAMLLIMIPMWMNFLLRSYAWVSILSQNGVLDNLLKIFGINYDSFLYTEASVILGMVYNFLPFMILPIYTSLEKIDNSLIEAAHDLGANDNKTFWKVIFPMSLPGVFSGLTMVFVPVISTFEVSLLLGGGKVNMIGNVIERQFTKTQNWGYGSALATFLMIIILLSLIFDRESVEKGGINE, from the coding sequence TTGAAAAAAATAAAGCAACTTGCATTTCCGTATTTTTTATGGTGTGCAATATTTATAATCGTTCCTTTATTTATGATATTTTATTTTGCTTTTACCAAAAATGGAAACATTTCTTTTGAAAATTTTATAAAAATTTTCGACATTACCACACTAAAAATGATTTATACGTCTATTAAGATAGCATTTGTAACATCCGCTATTTGTTTAATAGTAGGGTATCCCTTTGCATATATAATGTCTAAACTTAATGTAAAATATAGAACTGTAGCCATGTTATTAATTATGATACCAATGTGGATGAATTTTTTATTAAGATCCTATGCATGGGTGTCTATTTTATCTCAAAACGGTGTATTAGATAATTTATTAAAAATTTTTGGCATAAACTATGATAGTTTCTTATATACAGAAGCATCCGTAATTTTAGGTATGGTATATAACTTTTTACCATTTATGATACTTCCAATTTACACATCACTTGAAAAAATAGATAACAGTTTGATAGAAGCGGCTCATGATTTAGGAGCTAATGACAATAAGACATTTTGGAAAGTTATTTTTCCAATGTCCTTACCCGGAGTATTTTCAGGATTAACTATGGTATTTGTTCCTGTGATTTCTACTTTTGAGGTTTCATTGTTACTTGGTGGTGGAAAAGTAAATATGATTGGTAATGTTATTGAAAGACAATTTACAAAAACTCAAAATTGGGGATATGGCTCAGCTTTAGCGACATTTTTAATGATTATAATTTTATTGAGTTTAATTTTTGATAGAGAATCAGTTGAAAAGGGAGGTATAAATGAATAA
- a CDS encoding helix-turn-helix domain-containing protein: MEIGDKIKKLRKKMDLTQEELAERSELTKGFISQLERNLNSPSVDTLADVLEALGTNLGDFFTNKEEEQIVFKEEDFFVGTNDKLGHKMEWIVPNSVKNNMEPVMFTLDKDGCSKIYTPNEGEEFGYVVKGEIKLVFGEKEYRLKKGETFYFFSDEERYIKNVHKGQSKVLWISNPPNF; encoded by the coding sequence ATGGAAATAGGGGATAAAATAAAAAAACTTAGGAAAAAGATGGATTTGACCCAAGAAGAATTAGCAGAAAGATCTGAGTTGACAAAGGGATTTATATCTCAACTTGAAAGAAATCTTAATTCTCCTTCTGTTGATACTTTAGCTGATGTTTTAGAAGCTTTAGGTACTAATTTAGGGGATTTTTTTACAAATAAAGAAGAAGAGCAAATTGTTTTTAAAGAAGAAGATTTTTTTGTTGGTACAAATGATAAATTAGGTCATAAAATGGAATGGATTGTTCCAAATTCTGTAAAAAATAATATGGAGCCTGTGATGTTTACACTAGATAAAGATGGTTGTAGCAAGATATATACTCCAAATGAAGGTGAAGAGTTTGGATATGTTGTAAAGGGTGAAATTAAATTAGTTTTTGGTGAAAAAGAATATAGATTAAAGAAGGGTGAAACATTTTATTTCTTTTCTGATGAGGAAAGATATATAAAAAATGTACATAAAGGGCAATCAAAAGTATTGTGGATATCAAATCCACCAAATTTCTAG
- the potA gene encoding spermidine/putrescine ABC transporter ATP-binding protein, with product MNIIELKGLNKSFGDNKVLDDINLNIKEDEFLTLLGPSGCGKTTTLRIIGGFESSDSGEVLFDGKEIQSIPAYKRNINTVFQKYSLFKHLSIFDNIAFGLKLKKIPKDEIEKSVKEMLRLVNLEGFENRSVDSLSGGQQQRVAIARALVNRPKVLLLDEPLGALDLKLRKSMQDELKRIQRQVGITFIYVTHDQEEALTMSDTIVVMNNGKIQQIGSPIDIYNEPENKFVARFIGESNILDGIAIRDKKVKFSNTEFDSVDVGFDENEEVDIVIRPEDIELTSPENGMIQGEVVELTFKGVHWEIIVDVDGFMYKIHSTWDKPVGAKVGLVIIPDHIHVMEKGGEN from the coding sequence ATGAATATTATAGAATTAAAAGGATTAAATAAATCCTTTGGAGATAATAAAGTATTGGATGATATAAACTTAAATATAAAAGAAGATGAATTTCTTACATTATTAGGACCTTCTGGGTGTGGTAAAACTACGACTTTGAGAATTATTGGAGGATTTGAAAGTTCAGATTCAGGGGAAGTATTGTTTGATGGTAAAGAAATTCAGTCAATCCCGGCATATAAAAGAAATATAAATACGGTATTTCAAAAATATTCCTTATTTAAGCATTTAAGCATTTTTGACAATATTGCATTTGGACTTAAATTAAAAAAAATTCCAAAAGATGAGATAGAAAAAAGTGTAAAGGAAATGTTAAGACTTGTAAATTTGGAAGGGTTTGAAAATAGATCCGTAGATTCTCTTTCAGGTGGACAACAACAAAGAGTTGCGATTGCTAGAGCGTTAGTAAACAGACCAAAAGTTTTATTGCTGGATGAGCCTCTTGGAGCTTTAGATTTAAAACTTAGAAAATCAATGCAAGATGAACTAAAAAGAATTCAAAGACAAGTAGGTATTACTTTCATTTATGTTACTCATGATCAGGAAGAAGCATTAACTATGAGTGATACAATCGTTGTTATGAATAATGGTAAAATTCAGCAAATAGGCTCACCTATAGATATCTATAATGAACCGGAAAATAAATTTGTTGCAAGGTTTATCGGTGAGTCAAATATTTTAGATGGTATAGCTATAAGAGATAAAAAAGTTAAATTTTCAAATACAGAGTTTGATTCAGTAGATGTGGGATTTGATGAAAATGAAGAAGTAGATATTGTAATCAGACCGGAAGATATTGAACTTACATCTCCTGAAAATGGTATGATTCAAGGCGAAGTTGTAGAACTTACTTTCAAGGGAGTTCATTGGGAAATTATTGTTGATGTTGACGGATTCATGTATAAGATTCATTCTACATGGGATAAACCGGTTGGAGCGAAAGTTGGTTTAGTAATTATTCCTGACCATATTCATGTTATGGAAAAAGGAGGAGAAAATTGA
- a CDS encoding ABC transporter permease — MNKKTNFLEKFYLVFVFIFLYAPIAVLIFYSFNQSRILGVWSGFSLKWYQRLFEDRAILSAVNTTLLVGVVATIVSTIVGTFAAVGISEFSKNKRRIILGINDIPVLNPDIVIAISLMVLYGMLQIPKGLLTLILSHIAFTIPYVVLSVLPKIKQMDKNLIDAALDLGATPLQALVKVVIPEIKPGIIAGAMMAFTLSIDDFVISFFTVSPGLNTIATTVFSMTKRGIEPTINALSTLMFVAVLILLIIVNILQNKNMKNKEKIDI, encoded by the coding sequence ATGAATAAAAAAACTAACTTTTTAGAAAAATTTTATTTAGTATTTGTTTTTATATTTCTATATGCTCCTATCGCTGTTTTAATATTTTACTCATTTAATCAATCGAGAATTTTAGGCGTTTGGTCAGGTTTTTCACTAAAATGGTATCAAAGACTATTTGAAGATAGAGCTATATTAAGTGCAGTTAATACAACACTTTTAGTTGGGGTGGTGGCTACTATAGTTTCAACAATTGTGGGGACTTTTGCTGCGGTAGGAATATCTGAATTCAGTAAAAATAAAAGAAGAATAATTTTAGGTATTAACGATATTCCGGTATTAAATCCCGACATTGTTATCGCTATATCACTTATGGTTTTATATGGTATGCTACAAATTCCAAAAGGACTTTTGACCTTGATATTATCACATATTGCATTTACGATTCCATATGTTGTATTATCCGTATTACCTAAAATAAAACAAATGGATAAGAATCTTATAGATGCGGCTTTAGACTTAGGAGCTACACCATTACAAGCTTTAGTTAAGGTTGTAATTCCTGAGATAAAACCGGGGATTATTGCTGGAGCAATGATGGCATTTACATTATCAATAGATGATTTTGTAATATCATTCTTTACAGTGTCTCCCGGACTTAATACTATTGCTACAACTGTGTTTTCAATGACTAAAAGAGGCATAGAGCCGACAATTAATGCATTGTCTACATTAATGTTTGTTGCAGTTTTAATTTTATTAATTATTGTAAATATTTTACAAAATAAAAATATGAAAAATAAGGAGAAAATTGATATATGA